One genomic segment of Tripterygium wilfordii isolate XIE 37 chromosome 9, ASM1340144v1, whole genome shotgun sequence includes these proteins:
- the LOC120006588 gene encoding putative F-box/FBD/LRR-repeat protein At1g78760 isoform X1 produces the protein MFKLTTGRKLRWLRKSVSAKKQKKREEDKISGLPDEVLVSILSLLSIEEAARTAVLARRWRKVWTFIPTLNFDASQALLALKERRRILGELDNKMLAVERDKYVDWVNLVLDAYQGSSIDEFRVQFDLDGNHRRDIDEWVDFAFKKKVKRLVMELQKHVRCVRHKKVYSFPPLCDTFKRLHYCRYLIALELNCVNISGDIVEYFIASCPSLRQLSVERSDSFVDLKVSGESLCLEYLKIAYCDNLESIYISAANLLSFEYFGKTIKITFTNVPKLVELSFRGRYPEYIIRHFPELSNFAFQLVTLNLFVLHLEEKVKRRKFPLLAHLKNFELRVYGSEFESLLTFAPLIEAAPSLVRFALDFYWYGKTVEKRKRKKIPKCLHYCLKEVELAGFVGQTIDMELAIYLLENAIALEKIIVDPLYLYQNGYPLLDEKLKEIPAIMKQVMKLKSEFSLGDRLILRNF, from the exons ATGTTTAAGCTTACAACGGGGAGAAAGCTAAGGTGGCTACGAAAATCTgtctctgcaaaaaaacaaaag aagagagaagaggatAAGATAAGTGGACTACCAGATGAAGTTCTGGTGTCCATTCTGTCTCTCTTGTCAATCGAAGAAGCAGCAAGGACTGCTGTCCTTGCGCGACGATGGCGCAAGGTTTGGACTTTTATTCCCAccttgaattttgatgcttcacAAGCGTTACTTGCCCTGAAGGAACGAAGAAGAATATTGGGAGAACTTGATAATAAGATGCTTGCTGTGGAAAGGGACAAATATGTGGATTGGGTAAATCTTGTCTTGGATGCATATCAGGGATCTTCCATAGACGAATTTCGAGTTCAATTTGATTTGGATGGAAATCATAGGCGTGATATTGACGAATGGGTTGACtttgcatttaaaaaaaaagttaaacggCTGGTGATGGAGCTCCAGAAGCACGTACGTTGTGTGCGTCATAAGAAGGTTTACTCTTTCCCCCCATTATGTGACACTTTTAAGAGGCTGCATTATTGTAGATACCTAATCGCTCTAGAATTGAATTGTGTAAACATAAGTGGAGATATTGTTGAATACTTCATAGCTAGTTGCCCATCTCTTAGGCAATTATCTGTTGAACGTTCAGATTCATTCGTTGATCTTAAAGTTTCTGGAGAATCACTTTGCTTGGAGTACTTGAAGATAGCATATTGCGACAATTTGGAAAGCATATATATCTCTGCAGCAAATCTCTTATCATTCGAGTATTTTGGTAAAACGATAAAGATCACTTTCACGAATGTACCCAAACTCGTTGAACTATCTTTTCGTGGGAGATATCCTGAATACATCATTCGTCATTTTCCTGAGCTTTCAAATTTTGCATTTCAACTTGTGACACTTAATCTATTTGTGCTGCATCTCGAG GAAAAGGTAAAACGTCGTAAATTCCCTTTGCTTGCACACCTCAAGAATTTTGAATTGAGGGTTTATGGAAGCGAGTTTGAGAGTCTTCTTACTTTTGCTCCTTTGATAGAGGCAGCTCCTTCTTTGGTTAGATTTGCATTGGAC TTTTATTGGTATGGGAAAACTGTGGAGAAGAGGAAACGAAAGAAGATCCCAAAATGTCTACACTATTGTCTTAAGGAAGTGGAACTTGCTGGCTTTGTAGGGCAGACTATTGACATGGAACTTGCAATATATTTGCTTGAGAATGCGATTGCGTTAGAGAAAATTATCGTTGATCCTCTGTATTTATATCAAAATGGATACCCATTACTAGATGAGAAATTGAAGGAGATACCAGCTATCATGAAGCAAGTAATGAAACTCAAATCTGAATTTTCTCTGGGAGACAGATTAATACTTCGTAATTTTTGA
- the LOC120006588 gene encoding putative FBD-associated F-box protein At5g22720 isoform X2, with translation MFKLTTGRKLRWLRKSVSAKKQKREEDKISGLPDEVLVSILSLLSIEEAARTAVLARRWRKVWTFIPTLNFDASQALLALKERRRILGELDNKMLAVERDKYVDWVNLVLDAYQGSSIDEFRVQFDLDGNHRRDIDEWVDFAFKKKVKRLVMELQKHVRCVRHKKVYSFPPLCDTFKRLHYCRYLIALELNCVNISGDIVEYFIASCPSLRQLSVERSDSFVDLKVSGESLCLEYLKIAYCDNLESIYISAANLLSFEYFGKTIKITFTNVPKLVELSFRGRYPEYIIRHFPELSNFAFQLVTLNLFVLHLEEKVKRRKFPLLAHLKNFELRVYGSEFESLLTFAPLIEAAPSLVRFALDFYWYGKTVEKRKRKKIPKCLHYCLKEVELAGFVGQTIDMELAIYLLENAIALEKIIVDPLYLYQNGYPLLDEKLKEIPAIMKQVMKLKSEFSLGDRLILRNF, from the exons ATGTTTAAGCTTACAACGGGGAGAAAGCTAAGGTGGCTACGAAAATCTgtctctgcaaaaaaacaaaag agagaagaggatAAGATAAGTGGACTACCAGATGAAGTTCTGGTGTCCATTCTGTCTCTCTTGTCAATCGAAGAAGCAGCAAGGACTGCTGTCCTTGCGCGACGATGGCGCAAGGTTTGGACTTTTATTCCCAccttgaattttgatgcttcacAAGCGTTACTTGCCCTGAAGGAACGAAGAAGAATATTGGGAGAACTTGATAATAAGATGCTTGCTGTGGAAAGGGACAAATATGTGGATTGGGTAAATCTTGTCTTGGATGCATATCAGGGATCTTCCATAGACGAATTTCGAGTTCAATTTGATTTGGATGGAAATCATAGGCGTGATATTGACGAATGGGTTGACtttgcatttaaaaaaaaagttaaacggCTGGTGATGGAGCTCCAGAAGCACGTACGTTGTGTGCGTCATAAGAAGGTTTACTCTTTCCCCCCATTATGTGACACTTTTAAGAGGCTGCATTATTGTAGATACCTAATCGCTCTAGAATTGAATTGTGTAAACATAAGTGGAGATATTGTTGAATACTTCATAGCTAGTTGCCCATCTCTTAGGCAATTATCTGTTGAACGTTCAGATTCATTCGTTGATCTTAAAGTTTCTGGAGAATCACTTTGCTTGGAGTACTTGAAGATAGCATATTGCGACAATTTGGAAAGCATATATATCTCTGCAGCAAATCTCTTATCATTCGAGTATTTTGGTAAAACGATAAAGATCACTTTCACGAATGTACCCAAACTCGTTGAACTATCTTTTCGTGGGAGATATCCTGAATACATCATTCGTCATTTTCCTGAGCTTTCAAATTTTGCATTTCAACTTGTGACACTTAATCTATTTGTGCTGCATCTCGAG GAAAAGGTAAAACGTCGTAAATTCCCTTTGCTTGCACACCTCAAGAATTTTGAATTGAGGGTTTATGGAAGCGAGTTTGAGAGTCTTCTTACTTTTGCTCCTTTGATAGAGGCAGCTCCTTCTTTGGTTAGATTTGCATTGGAC TTTTATTGGTATGGGAAAACTGTGGAGAAGAGGAAACGAAAGAAGATCCCAAAATGTCTACACTATTGTCTTAAGGAAGTGGAACTTGCTGGCTTTGTAGGGCAGACTATTGACATGGAACTTGCAATATATTTGCTTGAGAATGCGATTGCGTTAGAGAAAATTATCGTTGATCCTCTGTATTTATATCAAAATGGATACCCATTACTAGATGAGAAATTGAAGGAGATACCAGCTATCATGAAGCAAGTAATGAAACTCAAATCTGAATTTTCTCTGGGAGACAGATTAATACTTCGTAATTTTTGA
- the LOC120005323 gene encoding uncharacterized protein LOC120005323 yields MADSDSTAPPPAAELGAISLGAFMAAECERIRRHRKVKKYERRLNKKIGVDLHLSEFQEKSRRRSIKSLRGHLRQATRERSLAQDESKKRLNALLRFQHVTITSVKEMEKVKYVLDHNEWKVTLWIAVVEQFAQIRSIVLSAILPVTYQGLPRDAMP; encoded by the coding sequence ATGGCCGATTCCGATTCTACCGCCCCGCCTCCTGCGGCTGAACTCGGTGCCATTTCTCTCGGAGCGTTCATGGCTGCTGAATGCGAGAGGATAAGAAGACATAGGAAGGTGAAGAAGTATGAGAGGCGGCTCAACAAGAAGATAGGAGTCGATCTGCATCTCTCTGAGTTTCAGGAGAAGAGCCGAAGGAGAAGCATCAAGTCTCTGAGAGGCCACCTGAGACAGGCGACGAGGGAGCGCTCTCTTGCACAAGATGAGAGCAAGAAGCGTCTCAATGCTCTGCTCCGATTCCAACATGTAACGATAACGAGTGTGAAAGAAATGGAGAAGGTGAAATATGTGCTCGATCACAATGAATGGAAAGTAACTCTGTGGATCGCTGTTGTTGAACAATTCGCACAGATCAGATCAATTGTTTTGTCTGCTATCCTCCCGGTGACATATCAAG